A window of the Xenopus laevis strain J_2021 chromosome 9_10L, Xenopus_laevis_v10.1, whole genome shotgun sequence genome harbors these coding sequences:
- the tbccd1.L gene encoding TBCC domain-containing protein 1: MDGSRVQLWAKTDPFLLGALQMPPPAKFSMHYLRKMASYVRTRATEGCYPRLYWAMWRHIACGKLQIVEETAWLYFETFLSVFERSVAQSLDWAEVASTCPSSEKYEEIKSQLSVDTLKFILFLYIQQINKISLRAPMIESEWPSPRSRSPTPDFVAQSSIYNKVWDDYSHYNFIHNHLTYILELLMEPKQLSIVTQSSHCILISAEVVNALGFLIEGTVDKNRAVNHFLDLAVWQPVQIKSGFIETSGAFSFQKLQAWIKECLVINPFGITACIKSGTKLSWAQQVDGLNKRAKVACNTYKVPHTHRMVVMSQISKQTLAKSSKTLVDARVKIHRCSDCYIYLLSPLRSVTVEKCQNCTIILGPVQTVLHIQMCYNVKIIAVCQRLSLLSTTNCTFHILTPTRPLFYCGNQGAVLAPFHIRYSMLEDHMAQTGLATVPNSWDRPFLFSTESNNSNIWRLMPPEDFFTFVVPFEMEGDTTEIPGGLPPAYSNSVQQRQQKIHTWQKTVKDAGLTREQRKQFQAVVEMKFNEWLSKTENRHQLDSLVS; this comes from the exons ATGGATGGTAGTAGGGTCCAGCTATGGGCGAAAACCGATCCTTTTCTGTTGGGCGCGTTGCAGATGCCTCCCCCTGCTAAGTTCAGCATGCATTATTTGCGGAAAATGGCTTCATACGTGAGAACCCGTGCCACTGAAGGCTGCTATCCAAGGCTCTATTGGGCCATGTGGCGGCACATCGCCTGTGGCAAACTGCAGATTGTGGAGGAGACAGCCTGGCTTTACTTTGAAACGTTTCTCAGCGTTTTTGAGCGCAGTGTCGCTCAGAGCCTGGATTGGGCTGAAGTTGCTTCTACTTGTCCATCGTCAGAGAAGTATGAGGAGATAAAGAGTCAG CTTTCTGTGGATACCCTGAAGTTCATCCTTTTCCTCTACAttcagcaaataaataaaatttcttTGCGGGCACCTATGATTGAGAGTGAGTGGCCCAGTCCAAGAAGCAGATCTCCTACTCCTGATTTTGTTGCACAGTCAAGCATCTATAATAAG GTCTGGGATGATTATAGTCATTATAACTTCATACACAATCATTTAACGTATATCCTGGAGTTGTTGATGGAACCTAAACAGCTCTCTATAGTAACCCAATCCTCTCACTGCATCCTGATATCCGCTGAAGTTGTTAATGCCCTTGGATTTCTAATTGAGGGAACAGTGGACAAGAACAGGGCAGTTaatcattttttggatttggctgtgTGGCAGCCTGTGCAAATCAAAAGTGGCTTCATTGAAACCTCAGGTGCATTTTCCTTTCAAAAGTTACAAGCATGGATTAAGGAATGCCTTGTAATTAACCCATTTGGAATAACAGCATGTATCAAATCAGGAACAAAGTTGTCATGGGCTCAGCAAG tTGATGGATTAAACAAAAGAGCAAAAGTTGCGTGCAACACGTACAAGGTTCCGCATACTCATCGCATGGTGGTTATGAGCCAGATCTCTAAGCAGACTTTGGCTAAGAGCTCCAAAACTCTGGTTGATGCGCGAGTTAAAATTCACCGCTGCAGTGATTGCTATATATATCTTTTATCTCCATTAAG ATCTGTGACTGTTGAGAAATGCCAAAATTGCACAATCATCCTTGGGCCTGTGCAGACTGTTCTTCATATTCAGATGTGTTACAATGTAAAGATCATTGCTGTTTGTCAACGTTTGTCTCTTTTATCTACAACCAACTGTACTTTTCATATTCTGACTCCTACCAGACCTCTTTTTTATTGTGGGAATCAAGGTGCTGTACTTGCTCCTTTTCATATTCGGTATTCAATGCTAGAAGATCACATGGCACAGACCGGACTAGCTACGGTACCAAACTCGTGGGATAGACCTTTCCTTTTTTCTACAGAGAGCAATAATTCCAATATTTGGAGACTTATGCCAcctgaagatttttttacttttgttgtaCCTTTTGAAATGGAAGGCGACACAACTGAAATTCCTGGAGGCCTTCCTCCAGCCTACTCAAATTCTGTGCAGCAAAGACAACAAAAGATACACACATGGCAGAAAACAGTCAAAGATGCTGGTTTAACAAG GGAGCAGAGAAAACAGTTTCAAGCAGTCGTGGAAATGAAATTTAACGAATGGCTTTCAAAGACAGAAAATAgacaccagttggacagccttgtTTCCTGA